A single Anopheles maculipalpis chromosome 3RL, idAnoMacuDA_375_x, whole genome shotgun sequence DNA region contains:
- the LOC126564916 gene encoding heparin sulfate O-sulfotransferase, whose protein sequence is MITTKYLFLLILITAGFAFILLYNWFSTKVILADKQLTIHLADGNNEHLIHSNVNHWQTATAKVDDSTTYRNYDEQIVIIYNRVPKTGSTSFVNLTYDLCKKNAFHVLHINITANMHVLSLPNQLKFVRNITAWDSMKPAFYHGHMAFLDFSKFSMPSKPLYINLIRQPLDRLVSYYYFLRYGDDYRPYLVRHRAGDTMTFDECVARQKPDCDPTNMWLQIPFFCGHHAECWNPGSSWALEQAKRNLVNEYFLVGLTEEMDEFIELLELSLSRLYKGAVQHFQKSNKSHLRKTKSKVEPAPETVAKIKESTVWQMENELYEFARDQFHFVQKKLRTPGRNVMQDFMYEKIKPNPNGGAKN, encoded by the exons ATGATAACAACAAAATACTTGTTTCTGCTGATACTGATTACTGCGGGCTTTGCGTTCATTCTACTGTACAATTGGTTCTCGACAAAGGTCATCTTAGCCGATAAGCAGCTTACGATTCATCTCGCTGATG GTAACAATGAGCATCTGATACACAGCAACGTCAATCATTGGCAAACGGCCACGGCAAAGGTGGATGACAGCACAACCTACCGGAACTACGATGAACAAATTGTGATAATTTACAACCGGGTGCCGAAGACAGGCAGCACCAGCTTCGTCAACCTGACGTACGATTTGTGCAAAAAGAATGCATTCCACGTACTGCACATTAACATTACCGCCAACATGCATGTACTGTCCCTTCCTAATCAG CTTAAATTTGTGCGCAACATAACCGCATGGGACAGTATGAAACCTGCCTTCTACCATGGACACATGgctttcttagatttctcaaa ATTCAGTATGCCGTCGAAACCACTGTACATAAATCTTATTCGGCAGCCGCTCGATCGGCTAGTATCGTACTACTATTTCCTACGCTATGGTGACGACTATCGACCGTATCTGGTCCGGCACCGGGCCGGCGATACGATGACATTCGACGAGTGTGTCGCTCGCCAGAAGCCAGACTGTGATCCCACGAACATGTGGCTACAGATACCGTTCTTTTGCGGCCACCATGCCGAATGCTGGAACCCGGGCAGTAGCTGGGCACTCGAGCAAGCGAAGCGTAATCTCGTCAACGAATACTTTCTCGTCGGTCTTACCGAGGAGATGGATGAATTTATCGAACTGCTCGAACTTTCGCTTTCTCGGCTTTACAAAGGTGCGGTGcaacattttcaaaagtcaaACAAATCACACCTACGCAAAACAAAGTCGAAAGTGGAACCGGCACCCGAAACGGTGGCCAAAATAAAGGAATCCACCGTGTGGCAGATGGAGAACGAGCTGTACGAGTTTGCCCGGGATCAGTTCCATTTCGTGCAGAAAAAACTACGTACGCCCGGTCGGAATGTGATGCAGGATTTTATGTACGAGAAGATTAAACCAAATCCAAACGGTGGGGCAAAGAACTGA
- the LOC126560352 gene encoding negative elongation factor D-like, translating into MEKNSSSEANSPDSPAASNAKSQESALAIVHDCLQRFGTQDYIMEPEIFGQLRRYVTAGGTPKMAIDQLSDNYTGVAQMVNMVGSWLLTIGADAAELTTMVENILKDAILKSFDPQIADSIFTENSPPEWLWDAIQFPTWRSLIYRLVEKHPDCLLLNFTLKLISSAGYLSEITSNLTSSSNFELFLTIFQSTILNYLRQPDANTFERVAKVVCYRQHTYVLSQVLLHKLSERVGCGPIIKRLSQEMTNYATQLKSHSNVVPITMALNGSSGFPAAYAALSSILTTNALKSSDIFDLHRCYASSVPPPINLIRNQQFLDLLINSIFNVKSKLDQKPKSKEIFLLGIAASVCETGIRKGSWLGSVRTSNVVEVKDTIHAIEAVHTICCNKSTNLLPYISTIFNYLEYPVVAIGVFRWASSIVSDASYFNLGTDRYPLHFALMDEIARLHTSLHDQIVQLFARILESKLDHLEVFEQLNFKRMLLDRMVNVLACGGAIPVVRYIAECYARDAMDISLIRYIVKEVLDIVGPPYSREFVQLFLPMVENTEISGTIVMEDGTDSVTEFIVQCKACFE; encoded by the coding sequence atggagaaaaactcTAGCTCTGAAGCAAATAGCCCCGACTCGCCTGCTGCAAGCAATGCAAAATCACAAGAAAGTGCACTCGCCATTGTGCACGATTGTCTACAGCGATTCGGCACGCAAGACTACATTATGGAGCCGGAAATATTCGGCCAGCTAAGACGGTACGTAACTGCGGGAGGTACACCCAAAATGGCGATCGATCAGCTATCGGATAACTACACGGGAGTGGCACAGATGGTCAACATGGTAGGAAGTTGGCTTCTTACAATCGGTGCTGATGCAGCAGAGCTAACGACAATGGTGGAGAACATTCTGAAGGATGCGATACTCAAGTCATTCGACCCACAGATAGCGGATAGCATTTTTACGGAAAATAGTCCACCCGAATGGTTGTGGGACGCAATTCAGTTCCCAACATGGCGCTCGTTGATTTACCGTCTCGTCGAAAAGCATCCGGACTGCCTCTTGTTGAACTTTACGCTCAAGCTAATTTCATCTGCAGGTTATCTGAGTGAGATTACATCCAATCTAACCAGTAGCAGTAATTTCGAATTGTTCTTGACCATCTTTCAATCGACCATACTCAATTACTTGCGCCAGCCGGATGCGAACACGTTCGAGAGAGTGGCAAAGGTAGTGTGCTACCGGCAGCATACGTACGTGTTGAGCCAGGTGTTGTTACATAAACTGTCGGAGAGGGTGGGATGTGGTCCTATCATAAAGCGACTTTCGCAGGAGATGACCAACTATGCAACACAGCTCAAAAGCCACAGCAACGTTGTGCCGATCACAATGGCACTGAACGGATCATCTGGTTTTCCGGCGGCATATGCAGCACTCTCCTCTATCCTGACGACCAACGCGCTTAAGTCAAGCGACATATTCGATCTGCACCGATGCTACGCCTCTAGTGTACCACCGCCAATTAATCTGATTCGTAATCAACAATTTCTCGATCTACTTATCAACTCAATTTTCAATGTAAAGTCAAAGCTCGACCAAAAGCCGAAATCGAAGGAGATCTTTCTGCTCGGGATCGCGGCTAGTGTGTGTGAAACGGGCATCAGGAAAGGGTCATGGTTAGGCTCCGTGCGGACCTCTAACGTGGTGGAGGTGAAAGATACCATTCATGCAATCGAAGCAGTACACACGATCTGTTGTAACAAATCAACTAACTTGCTTCCCTATATATCCACCATTTTCAACTACCTCGAGTACCCAGTTGTTGCGATTGGAGTGTTTCGTTGGGCGAGTAGCATCGTCTCCGATGCGTCCTATTTCAACCTGGGCACCGACAGATATCCGTTGCATTTTGCACTGATGGATGAGATCGCCAGACTGCATACATCCTTGCACGATCAGATTGTACAACTTTTTGCACGTATCCTGGAATCAAAGCTGGACCATCTGGAGGTGTTTGAGCAGCTCAACTTCAAGAGGATGCTGCTGGATCGTATGGTAAACGTGTTGGCCTGCGGTGGAGCGATTCCGGTAGTTCGATACATAGCCGAATGTTACGCACGTGACGCGATGGACATTTCGCTTATCCGTTACATCGTAAAGGAAGTGCTGGACATTGTTGGGCCACCGTACTCGCGCGAATTTGTGCAGCTGTTTCTGCCAATGGTGGAGAATACGGAGATTAGTGGCACTATTGTTATGGAGGATGGTACCGATTCGGTTACGGAGTTTATCGTACAGTGTAAGGCGTGCTTTGAGTAA
- the LOC126564889 gene encoding (Lyso)-N-acylphosphatidylethanolamine lipase-like — translation MTRTRSAPSKSYEACEDKRSEQRLLHKWTRYSSAKLEEVEETLLSALRKPFESIFVDVGQCVGTNDKIRTVALNRESENIPVLLLHGLGAGVGLWVLNLDAIADHRPMYAIDILGFGRSSHPKYDEDPIAAERQFVASIEAWRVAMGLERMYILGHSMGGYLACSYSITHPQRVAGLILADPWGFMETPPRIKRKYWIRILYRTARKMNFYPLTVVRMAGPTAAWILSRRRTDITSRFEGIVPDERIVADYLHLVNAQKPSGETGFCAIQKNFGWPINPMLKRIDLIDPTIPMTFIYGSESWIDFEAGEVTKEKRAGCFVQVKIIDNASHHLYADFPDIFNQHVNEACFTYDKRINAQSKVTELAAEE, via the exons ATGACGCGAACAAGAAGTGCACCGTCGAAATCGTACGAAGCGTGCGAGGACAAGCGTTCGGAGCAAAG ACTGTTGCACAAATGGACCCGCTACTCCAGTGCCAAACTCGAAGAAGTGGAGGAAACGCTGCTGTCAG CCCTTCGAAAACCCTTTGAAAGTATATTCGTCGATGTAGGTCAGTGTGTCGGGACGAACGATAAGATACGTACGGTGGCGCTAAACCGTGAGTCGGAAAACATTCCCGTCCTGTTGCTGCACGGGCTCGGTGCGGGCGTTGGGCTATGGGTGCTCAATCTCGACGCAATTGCAGACCATCGGCCAATGTATGCGATCGATATATTGGGCTTTGGGCGCAGCTCGCACCCGAAGTACGATGAGGATCCGATCGCGGCGGAACGACAATTTGTTGCATCGATCGAAGCTTGGCGGGTGGCGATGGGATTGGAGCGAATGTACATCCTGGGACATTCGATGGGTGGATATCTGGCCTGCAGCTACTCTATTACACACCCCCAAAG AGTCGCTGGTTTAATTTTGGCCGATCCGTGGGGCTTTATGGAAACACCACCGAGAATAAAGCGCAAGTATTGGATCCGCATCCTGTACCGGACGGCCCGGAAGATGAACTTTTACCCCCTGACGGTGGTACGTATGGCCGGACCGACGGCGGCTTGGATTTTGAGCCGCCGGCGGACGGATATTACTTCGCGATTTGAAGGAATCGTGCCAGACGAACGGATTGTGGCGGATTATCTACATCTCGTCAATGCTCAGAAACCATC CGGTGAAACTGGTTTCTGTGCGATACAGAAAAATTTCGGTTGGCCTATCAATCCGATGCTGAAGCGCATCGACCTAATCGATCCCACCATACCCATGACATTCATTTACGGATCCGAATCTTGGATCGATTTTGAGGCGGGTGAGGTGACGAAGGAAAAGCGGGCCGGATGTTTCGTGCAAGTCAAG ATAATCGATAATGCTAGTCATCATTTGTATGCGGACTTCCCGGACATATTTAACCAGCACGTTAACGAAGCTTGCTTCACGTACGATAAACGTATCAACGCACAAAGCAAAGTTACCGAGCTTGCGGCGGAGGAGTGA
- the LOC126560353 gene encoding protein brambleberry-like, translating into MLFHSESLASVFLLVLVVGSTPVRASILEYIWPTDENGDSSTAVDTFPSVPYELSDGEENFIREASKWIGMNLSKLDICHHRVILKLKKSCHELNAEQMGKLAVMLLNCQSNSEGRPVFPCTDEMSLRQCTERMDPNTWNAYHLITNRAKAVCASVRHEQFRGLTELTVNKLMTTAHDQVRMMDELADNQQKLQSITKQAMDVMEGNNERIMHQQGDIMQLSEVHRAKVESNFRDLARGKDLIKAGQQEVAVLLTDLRQRIDESMQQLEVQSKRSKLDHGTLLSDLERLQANAAEIAAKIEETGVHFAQHHRVVEDQFRYTLEQVQRINATVASMLESIRTLQQDFSRYLTWLVEKMGGSEKILPKLNVILVHLGYLLLGMLCLAFIGADRLLRVAFIVAVPGNLIGGLLELFQSDVLRLTVALGCVAVMDLLVRSVMKMVSLRATTTNASKVTETTHRQERSMEEHRFSNDRTRSTEESDEVDDVQELRTRRKSITREQSTSSTVADSFRRSVSQFGDEFRRRNVVPQREGSYVERVHCTATTLRGDRCRGFALPGAEFCRLHEPRGL; encoded by the exons ATGCTTTTTCATAGTGAAAG TTTGGCTTCCGTTTTCCTTCTGGTGCTGGTAGTAGGATCCACACCAGTTAGGGCTTCCATCCTCGAGTACATATGGCCAACAGACGAAAATG GCGATTCTTCAACAGCAGTCGATACTTTCCCATCTGTACCGTACGAACTGTCTGACGGAGAGGAAAACTTTATCCGGGAAGCCTCCAAGTGGATTGGAATGAACCTCTCGAAGCTGGATATATGCCATCATAGAGTTATTTTAAAGCTGAAAAAATCTTGCCACGAACTAAATGCCGAACAGATGGGAAAGCTTGCTGTAATGCTGCTTAACTGTCAGTCCAATTCGGAGGGTCGTCCGGTTTTTCCTTGTACCGATGAGATGTCGCTCCGCCAGTGTACCGAGCGAATGGACCCGAACACCTGGAATGCTTACCATCTCATTACAAACCGTGCAAAGGCGGTGTGTGCAAGTGTGCGGCACGAACAGTTCCGTGGATTAACGGAGCTAACGGTAAACAAGCTTATGACCACAGCACACGACCAGGTGCGTATGATGGACGAGCTGGCAGACAATCAGCAAAAGCTGCAAAGCATCACCAAGCAGGCGATGGACGTGATGGAAGGCAACAATGAGCGTATCATGCACCAGCAGGGTGATATAATGCAACTATCCGAGGTGCACCGTGCGAAGGTGGAGTCAAACTTTCGTGACTTGGCACGTGGAAAGGACCTTATTAAAGCAGGCCAACAGGAAGTGGCTGTACTGTTGACGGATCTACGGCAACGAATCGATGAGAGTATGCAGCAGCTGGAAGTACAATCGAAACGAAGTAAGCTAGATCACGGCACGTTGCTAAGCGACCTGGAACGATTGCAAGCGAACGCAGCAGAAATTGCGGCCAAAATCGAAGAAACGGGAGTTCACTTTGCACAGCACCATCGGGTGGTTGAAGATCAGTTCCGGTACACGTTGGAGCAGGTGCAGCGTATCAACGCCACCGTTGCCAGCATGCTCGAATCGATCCGTACGCTGCAACAGGATTTTAGTCGCTATCTAACGTGGctagtggaaaaaatgggaggTAGCGAGAAGATTCTTCCGAAGCTGAATGTGATCCTCGTGCATTTAGGTTATCTCTTGCTTGGTATGCTTTGTCTCGCCTTTATTGGTGCAGATAGGCTGTTACGTGTTGCGTTTATTGTGGCTGTTCCTGGGAATCTAATTGGTGGTTTGTTGGAGCTATTTCAATCGGATGTTTTACGGCTAACTGTTGCATTGGGATGTGTCGCTGTGATGGATCTGTTGGTACGTTCTGTTATGAAGATGGTTTCTTTACGTGCTACTACTACAAACGCATCAAAAGTGACAGAAACAACCCACAGACAGGAACGCTCAATGGAGGAGCATAGGTTTTCAAACGATCGAACACGTTCCACTGAGGAAAGTGATGAAGTGGATGATGTCCAAGAATTGCGAACGCGTCGGAAAAGCATCACAAGAGAACAGTCGACCAGCTCCACCGTGGCAGATTCTTTTCGGCGTAGTGTTTCGCAGTTTGGTGATGAATTTCGTCGACGTAATGTGGTCCCACAGCGGGAGGGATCTTACGTCGAACGCGTGCACTGTACGGCAACGACGCTGCGAGGCGACCGTTGCCGTGGATTTGCACTGCCTGGTGCCGAGTTTTGCCGTTTGCACGAGCCTAGGGGACTGTGA